Proteins co-encoded in one Candidatus Thiodictyon syntrophicum genomic window:
- the dsbD gene encoding protein-disulfide reductase DsbD, whose product MHPTRHLSAGARSLPLLLLLLCLSVLAEEAFLLPEQAFQVAAQAEGADAVRVRWTIAEGYYLYQGKFRFTTQTPGIALGTPALPPAETKQDPYFGEMQVYRRQVEVLLPLTREAGSADTLALEVTSQGCADAGLCYPPERQHLAVGLPPAPAAAGPRPQPAQTPGAAPAAAEAPPLSSPIGAAALGLGKAVGAAARHGQDNAIPAVEEAFRFQATVAAPDRLDLAWDLAPGTYLYREKLVLALEGASGVTLGAFQLPPGEVEKDGIRPDGSIGEVEVYRGRVALQVPLVRHAGAAAEVTLVVKDQGCAQQGLCYPPQTRRVKLALPPAPGGAEIGGTGGTAPLQSAAPGRRATPPQALPPEPLEAVSEQDRIAAVLAGGNLWAVVGLFFGFGLLLAFTPCVFPMIPILSGIIAGRGAHLSTRRAFTLSLVYVLAMALTYTLAGVLAGLFGGNLQIVFQNPWILSAFALVFVLLALSMFGFFHLQLPSGLHARLAALSHRQRGGTLLGVAVMGVLSALIVGPCVAPPLFGALIYISQTGDAVLGGVALFALSLGMGAPLLVIGTSAGKFLPRSGAWMGTVNAVFGVGLLGVAILLLERILPAAVAMLLWGLLLIGSAVYLGALTQLAPGASGWSKLWKGLGVGLLIYGALMLVGAAAGGKDTLQPLRGLLGGAGAAGGGAPRAAFQRIKTGADLDRELAAARANGRPVLLDFYADWCISCKEMDRDTFSDPAVIAELQRFVLLRADVTANDPDDQALMQGRFKLPGPPAILFFSSAGTEVAGLRLVGFRPAAEFAQHLRRAAPAGP is encoded by the coding sequence ATGCACCCAACCAGACACCTGAGCGCCGGGGCCCGGTCCCTGCCACTTCTGCTCCTCCTGCTGTGCCTGTCGGTCCTGGCCGAGGAGGCGTTCTTGCTGCCGGAACAGGCCTTCCAGGTCGCGGCGCAGGCCGAGGGGGCGGACGCGGTGCGGGTGCGCTGGACCATCGCCGAGGGCTATTACCTCTACCAGGGCAAGTTCCGCTTTACGACCCAGACCCCGGGGATCGCACTCGGGACCCCGGCCCTGCCCCCCGCCGAGACGAAGCAGGACCCCTATTTCGGCGAGATGCAGGTCTATCGCCGCCAGGTCGAGGTCCTGCTGCCGCTCACCCGGGAGGCGGGGAGCGCAGACACCCTGGCCCTGGAGGTGACCTCGCAGGGGTGTGCCGATGCCGGCCTGTGCTACCCGCCCGAGCGTCAGCACCTCGCGGTCGGACTGCCCCCGGCGCCCGCGGCGGCCGGCCCGCGACCGCAGCCGGCGCAGACGCCGGGCGCGGCCCCGGCGGCGGCCGAGGCCCCGCCCTTGTCTTCCCCCATCGGCGCCGCCGCCCTGGGTCTGGGCAAGGCCGTCGGGGCGGCCGCGCGGCACGGGCAGGACAACGCGATCCCGGCCGTCGAGGAGGCCTTCCGCTTCCAGGCGACCGTGGCCGCCCCGGACCGGCTGGACCTCGCCTGGGACCTGGCCCCGGGGACCTATCTCTATCGCGAGAAGCTGGTCCTGGCGCTGGAGGGAGCCTCTGGGGTAACGCTCGGGGCCTTCCAACTGCCCCCGGGCGAGGTCGAGAAGGACGGGATCAGGCCGGACGGCAGCATCGGTGAGGTGGAGGTCTACCGGGGCCGCGTGGCACTTCAGGTACCCCTGGTGCGTCACGCCGGCGCCGCAGCCGAGGTCACCCTGGTGGTCAAGGACCAGGGGTGCGCGCAGCAGGGGCTTTGTTACCCGCCGCAGACCCGGCGGGTCAAGCTCGCGCTGCCGCCGGCGCCGGGCGGCGCTGAGATCGGGGGCACGGGCGGGACGGCGCCCCTGCAGTCGGCCGCGCCGGGCCGGCGCGCGACGCCCCCGCAGGCGCTCCCACCGGAGCCCCTGGAGGCGGTCTCCGAACAGGACCGGATCGCCGCGGTCCTGGCCGGCGGCAACCTGTGGGCGGTGGTCGGCCTGTTCTTCGGCTTCGGGCTGCTGCTCGCCTTCACGCCCTGCGTCTTCCCCATGATCCCCATCCTGTCGGGCATCATCGCCGGGCGCGGGGCGCACCTCAGCACCCGCCGGGCCTTCACCCTGTCGCTCGTCTATGTGCTCGCCATGGCCTTGACCTACACCCTCGCCGGGGTGCTGGCGGGGCTGTTCGGGGGCAACCTCCAGATCGTCTTCCAAAACCCCTGGATTCTCAGCGCCTTCGCCCTGGTGTTCGTCCTGCTGGCCCTGTCCATGTTCGGCTTCTTTCACCTGCAACTGCCCTCCGGGCTGCACGCCCGGCTGGCGGCGCTCAGCCACCGGCAGCGGGGCGGCACCCTGCTCGGGGTGGCCGTCATGGGCGTACTCTCGGCCCTGATCGTGGGTCCCTGCGTCGCCCCGCCGCTCTTCGGTGCCCTGATCTATATCAGCCAGACCGGGGACGCGGTGCTCGGGGGGGTGGCGCTCTTCGCCCTGAGCCTGGGGATGGGTGCGCCGCTCCTCGTCATCGGCACCTCCGCGGGCAAGTTCCTGCCCCGCAGCGGGGCCTGGATGGGGACGGTCAATGCGGTCTTCGGCGTGGGCCTGCTGGGGGTGGCCATCCTGCTGCTGGAGCGCATCCTGCCGGCGGCGGTGGCCATGCTGCTGTGGGGTCTGCTCCTCATCGGCAGCGCGGTCTACCTGGGGGCGCTCACCCAGTTGGCCCCCGGGGCGAGCGGTTGGAGCAAGCTCTGGAAGGGGCTCGGGGTCGGCCTGCTGATCTACGGCGCCCTGATGCTGGTGGGCGCCGCGGCGGGCGGCAAGGATACGCTCCAGCCCCTGCGCGGCCTCCTGGGCGGGGCCGGCGCGGCGGGCGGCGGCGCGCCGCGGGCCGCCTTCCAGCGCATCAAGACCGGGGCGGATCTGGACCGGGAACTGGCCGCCGCGCGGGCCAACGGGCGGCCGGTGCTGCTCGATTTCTACGCCGACTGGTGCATCTCCTGCAAAGAGATGGACCGCGACACCTTCAGCGACCCCGCGGTGATCGCCGAGTTGCAGCGGTTCGTCCTGCTGCGGGCCGACGTCACCGCCAACGACCCGGACGACCAGGCCCTGATGCAGGGGCGCTTCAAGCTCCCCGGGCCGCCCGCCATCCTGTTCTTCTCGTCGGCGGGGACCGAGGTCGCCGGTCTGCGGCTGGTCGGGTTCAGGCCGGCGGCCGAGTTCGCGCAACACCTGCGGCGGGCGGCTCCCGCGGGGCCTTAG
- the aroQ gene encoding type II 3-dehydroquinate dehydratase: MASILVLNGPNLNLLGTREPGHYGQVTLAVIEERLRAQARRGGHDLDFAQSNAEHVLIERVQAAPGAGVAFIIVNPAAFTHTSVALRDALLAVAIPFIEVHLSNVHAREPFRRHSYFSDIAVGVISGLGAQGYELALSAALYRLAPAAPTENH; encoded by the coding sequence ATGGCAAGCATCCTGGTCCTCAACGGACCCAACCTCAACCTGCTCGGGACCCGGGAGCCCGGCCACTATGGTCAGGTCACCCTGGCCGTGATCGAGGAGCGGCTGCGCGCACAGGCGCGGCGCGGCGGTCACGACCTGGACTTCGCCCAGAGCAACGCGGAGCACGTCCTGATCGAGCGCGTCCAGGCCGCCCCCGGCGCCGGCGTCGCCTTCATCATCGTCAACCCCGCTGCCTTCACCCATACCAGCGTGGCCCTGCGCGACGCACTGCTCGCCGTCGCCATCCCCTTCATCGAGGTGCACCTGTCCAACGTGCACGCCCGCGAGCCCTTCCGCCGCCACTCCTACTTCTCCGATATCGCGGTGGGAGTGATCAGCGGGCTGGGCGCGCAGGGGTATGAATTGGCGCTCAGCGCCGCCCTTTACCGGCTGGCACCGGCCGCCCCCACCGAGAACCACTGA
- the accB gene encoding acetyl-CoA carboxylase biotin carboxyl carrier protein, translating into MDIRKVKKLIELLEQSNVAEIEIHEGEESVRISRHGTATSLFMPHAMTQQPASAPSAPIPAAGLAKPGDEFLDGLAGEVVRSPMVGTFYRSPSPGTGPFVVEGQQVKAGDILCIIEAMKILNQIECERTGTLRRILVENGQPVEYNQPLFVIE; encoded by the coding sequence ATGGATATCCGCAAGGTCAAAAAGCTGATCGAACTCCTGGAGCAATCCAATGTGGCGGAGATCGAGATTCACGAGGGGGAGGAATCGGTGCGCATCAGCCGGCACGGCACCGCAACCTCACTCTTCATGCCCCACGCGATGACGCAGCAGCCGGCAAGCGCCCCGAGCGCGCCCATCCCGGCCGCCGGCCTGGCCAAGCCCGGCGATGAATTTCTCGATGGGCTGGCCGGGGAGGTCGTACGCTCGCCCATGGTCGGCACCTTCTACCGCTCCCCCTCGCCGGGCACCGGCCCCTTCGTCGTGGAGGGCCAGCAGGTCAAGGCCGGGGACATACTCTGCATCATCGAGGCGATGAAGATCCTGAACCAGATCGAGTGTGAGCGCACCGGCACACTACGCCGCATCCTGGTGGAAAACGGCCAGCCGGTAGAATACAACCAGCCGCTGTTCGTCATCGAGTAA
- the accC gene encoding acetyl-CoA carboxylase biotin carboxylase subunit: MIEKILIANRGEIALRVLRACRELGIRTVAVHSEADRDLKHVLLADESVCIGPAASRDSYLNIPAIISAAEVTDTVAIHPGYGFLSENADFAERVERSGFIFIGPRPETIRLMGDKVCAIAAMKAAGVPCVPGSDGPLDDNDKKRTLELARTIGYPIIIKASGGGGGRGMRVVNSEATLLNAVSLTRAEAAGAFNNDMVYMEKYLENPRHIEFQMLADQHGQAIYLGERDCSMQRRHQKVVEEAPAPGITPAQRAEIGERCAQACRDIGYRGAGTFEFLYEDGRFYFIEMNTRVQVEHPVTEMVTGVDIVKEQILIAAGEHLHYTQDDITIRGHAIECRINAEHSETFRPSPGKIIEFHAPGGPGIRMDTHIYSGYTVPSHYDSMIGKLVSHGETRQVAIARMCNALRETVIEGIDTNIKLQRAILRDAAFEAGGANIHYLEKKLGL, from the coding sequence ATGATCGAGAAGATCCTCATCGCCAACCGGGGTGAGATAGCACTCCGTGTCCTGCGCGCCTGCCGCGAACTGGGCATCCGCACCGTCGCCGTCCATTCGGAGGCGGACCGCGACTTGAAGCACGTCCTGCTGGCCGACGAATCGGTCTGCATCGGGCCCGCGGCGTCGCGCGACAGCTACCTCAACATCCCCGCCATCATCAGCGCCGCCGAGGTCACCGACACGGTCGCCATCCACCCCGGCTACGGCTTCCTGTCGGAGAACGCGGACTTCGCCGAGCGCGTGGAGCGCTCCGGCTTCATCTTCATCGGCCCACGCCCGGAGACCATCCGCCTGATGGGCGACAAGGTCTGCGCCATCGCCGCCATGAAGGCGGCCGGCGTACCCTGCGTGCCCGGCTCCGACGGACCCCTGGACGACAACGACAAGAAGCGCACCCTGGAATTGGCCCGCACCATCGGCTACCCGATCATCATCAAGGCCTCCGGCGGCGGCGGCGGCCGTGGGATGCGGGTCGTGAACTCGGAGGCGACCCTGCTCAACGCCGTCTCGCTTACCCGGGCCGAGGCCGCGGGCGCCTTCAACAACGACATGGTGTACATGGAGAAGTACCTGGAGAACCCGCGCCATATCGAATTCCAGATGCTGGCCGACCAGCACGGCCAGGCCATCTATCTGGGCGAGCGTGACTGTTCCATGCAGCGCCGCCACCAAAAGGTGGTCGAAGAGGCCCCCGCCCCCGGCATCACGCCGGCGCAACGCGCCGAGATCGGGGAGCGCTGCGCCCAGGCCTGTCGGGACATCGGCTACCGCGGCGCCGGCACCTTTGAATTCCTCTATGAGGACGGGCGCTTCTATTTCATCGAGATGAACACCCGCGTGCAGGTCGAGCACCCCGTCACCGAGATGGTGACCGGGGTGGACATCGTCAAGGAGCAGATCCTGATCGCGGCCGGGGAGCACCTGCATTACACGCAGGATGACATCACCATCCGCGGCCATGCGATCGAATGCCGCATCAATGCCGAGCACTCCGAGACCTTCCGCCCCAGCCCCGGCAAGATCATCGAGTTCCACGCCCCCGGCGGCCCCGGCATCCGCATGGACACCCATATCTATTCCGGCTATACGGTCCCCTCCCACTACGACTCCATGATCGGCAAGCTGGTCAGCCACGGCGAGACCCGCCAGGTCGCCATCGCACGTATGTGCAACGCCCTGCGCGAGACGGTCATCGAGGGCATCGACACCAATATCAAGCTCCAGCGCGCCATCCTGCGCGACGCCGCCTTCGAGGCCGGCGGGGCCAATATCCATTACCTGGAGAAGAAGCTGGGGCTCTAG